One genomic window of Methanosalsum zhilinae DSM 4017 includes the following:
- a CDS encoding DUF4870 domain-containing protein, producing the protein MRYKTVIGLNENVVGVLTYIGFWITGILFMLIERNNLFVRFHALQSFLLFLPLSLLIFVLGWIPVAGWLIAEIMGFASMLLLLVLAFKAYRGDKFKIPVIGNIAYRNTYGVQK; encoded by the coding sequence ATGAGATACAAAACCGTAATTGGACTTAATGAAAACGTGGTAGGAGTTCTAACATACATTGGCTTCTGGATAACAGGTATACTTTTTATGCTGATCGAAAGGAACAATCTCTTTGTTAGATTCCATGCTTTGCAGTCTTTTCTGTTATTTCTTCCCTTATCATTACTGATATTTGTTCTTGGGTGGATTCCAGTTGCAGGATGGCTGATTGCAGAAATAATGGGCTTTGCTTCTATGCTCTTACTGCTGGTTCTGGCTTTTAAGGCCTACAGGGGAGATAAGTTCAAGATACCTGTAATAGGTAATATTGCTTATCGCAATACCTATGGTGTACAGAAATAA